One Novipirellula galeiformis genomic window, TCACGGATGCACACTTGGTTTTTGAAGACCGAAGCCACGTGGGACGAAATGCTGAAAAGCTATAGCGGGCGAACACGCAAGAAAGTGAATGGCTACCTGGCACGTCTCGCGAACACGCCCGGACTGCGAAAGGAGGTCGCGGAAACTCAAGAGCAACTCGACGAATTCCTCAATGCCATGATCGAACTCCACCAACGACGCTGGAACGCCGTGGGCGAACCGGGCACCTACGGCGACGCAAAACTGCGTGACTTCGTGATCCGTGTGGCCAACGAAATGTTCCAAGCCAAGCGTTTGTACCTGCCTGTGCTACGAATGGATGGACGCATTATTGGCGGTGAGCTGTGCTTTTTGAATGAGGATCGTTTGTATGTCTACAGCAACGGATACGATCTCGATGCAGCCGAACTCGAACCCGGTCGGATTTTGAGTACCGTTACGATCAAGCATGCCCATGACCAGCGTCTGCGTGGCATCGAATTCATGCGTGGCGACGAGCCATACAAGCAACGCAATGGAGCGGAGCCGACACAGCTACTTCAACTCCGCGTGGTCGCGCCACGATGGTGGGCCAAGGCTTGCCATAGTGCTTGGTCGGCACAATTTGAATTCAAACAATGGGTTCGCCGCCACACCGGGCGTGATCCAGCGAAGGTGATCGACATGACGCTGACTTCCTAAACACTCGATTCACGATCGCGAGTGCCGTCATGTCGTCACGGCTTTGACTACCTTTGGAGACTCGAGTACTGATCTCGCAGCGCATTATCCTTAGGCGGATTGGTTAGCAAAATGTAACGTGCACGTTGCTGTGCCTGCTGCACATCACCGAGTTGTTTGAGTGTCGTAATCGATTCTAACTTGGCTCGGTGCCAATCGTCGCTGCCCACCGGCAATCCGGCTGCCCAACGATCCCACCACTCAATTGAAATCCGTTTTGCAGCGTCGTTGTCGCTTCTGCTAAGCAGGCTGGCTGCTTGCCGAACGAGATCTCTGGGCGCATCGGGCTCTCCTGCGAGTGCATTGATCGCGGTCGTCGCTTCCTTGATTCGCCCGAGCCAAACCAGACGTTCGGCATGCTCGAGAGAGTTTGCGGAGACCGGCGGCCAACTTTCGATTAGGGTCGCGATCGGAATTCGCAGCGTGGTGTCTTGGCGACCATCTTTCATCAGACGTGCGGCGGCCATTTCCAGCTTGTCCCCAGCGAGTTTTTGCAGCTCCGCCGCTGTGGCTCCCGAGATCCGGAATCGCAACAACGCTTCGCTCGGAGAAACCGTCGCCGCCGCGGAGGGGTCGATCGGCGGCAAATCGTCCAAGTCAACGCGGTCAAAAAAATACGTTGCGAGATGACGATAACGCTCCGCCACGCTGGGTTCGTCCATCGATTTTGCAAACGCGTGCTTTAGCCGGGGCATCATTTCAATGCGTGCGGCTTCGTCGCTTGATTGAAACGCATCTTCCCAAAGTTCAAAGGCGGTCTCGAAATCGTTCACCCCCAGCGTGGTCGCAACCTCCGCTGCATCGACGCGTCGTTGTTGCGCGGTGTATAGTTTGACCAGCCAATTCCCCGCTTGGTTCGCTTGCTCGCTGTCCGGCCAAGTGGTGATCGTGGTTTGCAGCATCGCTTCGAGTTCCGTGGCGGAAACCTTCGCTTGCGACTTCAGAATCGCAGCCTGCAAATGAGCCGCTGCGGCCCCGGAGCCCGACGGCTTCAACGTTGCCACCCCCGACAAGATGTCCGCTGCATCGCTCGGTTGCTTTGCGGCCACAAATGCGGCAGCCGATTCGAGCGAGCGTTTGATCGCACGGTCAGGAGTCGATTCGGCCATCGCCGCACTCGCGAGCAATTGAGCCGCACGAACGGGGTTGCCATCACGCAGGTATTGTCGCCCTTGGGCGGCCACGATCCCGGGATCCATGCGCAAAGGGGATTCGCCGCTAGAGGCATGGCTCGGTGCGGATCGCAACACGTCAATCGCAATCGTTTCGGCGCGGCGACGGCCATACGCTCCGTGGCGTTTGCCGATCATTTCCATCCAATCCCCGCCCTGGTTTCGATCGTCAGCATCGCGAAGCAGGAGCGACTCGAGGCGAACCAAATCCATGTCAATTGAGAGCGGAGCCTGCGAAGGAGATGGCTGGTAAAACGCATCGAGTTTCCGAAAAGCTTCATCGTGACGGTCGCTGCGCAGGTCGATCAGAATGTCTAACGCACGCATGCGAAGATCCGACGCCACGGGAACTTCGCTGACGAGTTGGTTGAATTCACGGCGTGCACGATCAAAGTCCTCGCTGCGCAAAAGCGTAATCACGCGAAGCCGTTCGACTTCGTTGCGGGCTTGGCATTCGCTCGGCAACTGTGTCAGCGCCTCGTCGGCGGCTTGCAACGCCGCCGTCGAGGCCGCCAAGCGGTCGTCGCTACCACGCGGAAACAGCTCGGTCCCCATCAACTTCACACGCACAAGATCGACCTGGGTTTGCTGAGCCAAACGAGCCAAATCGCTTCCCATGGCCGCGGCCTCAGGCGTGGTGGGGGAGCGTGAGTCGAGCCGCGTTTTTGCTTCGAAGGTCGTCGTCGCGAGCGTTTCCAGTACCGAGGCCGCGGCCGTCAATCGGCGAAGCGCTCGCTCAGTGCGTTGTTCGTCAGCGGGATGGATCATCACCGCCAACAAATCGTGTTCGGCGGCGGCCGTTTCCACCCCAATCAACTGCGATTGAAGAAACAAGGCTCGCGGATGTTCAGGATACGAATCAAGTAATTCGCGAATCGGTTTTTGGGCGGCGAGTATTTCTTGGTCCGAAAAGTCTTCACGCGTTCGTCGCTGGGCGGTTTCCAGCTCGCAATACCAAAGCGTCCAACGCGCGTATGCGTCGCTCATCGGCGAGGTTGATTCGAGCCCGCGGAGGATTAGGTTTTCCGCGACATCGAACTCCGTTCGGCGAATCAACTCGGCGATCAAATCCGCATCTCGATCATTGCTGGTCCTGCCGACCGCGGTGGGCTGGGCCGCGGAGGATTGGGCAAGCACCAAGCCGCACGGCAAGAACAGCGTGAATACGATTGCAATCAAGAATCGAGCGCAGGATGCGGGCATGGTAATCATTCGGCGTTCGCAGCGAATAGAACTCGATCGGCGCCCGCAACTCGGGCGATATCATAAACCAGAATCGCTTCGGCAATCGCGATGTTGGGCTCGGGGTCGACAATCACCGGCGGCTGAACGCCCAGCTTCAAAATCTCTTTTAATCGACTCTCCAGCTCGCCAGTATCGCGTACCGGTTGTCCATTCAATTCGATCACATGGCCGCCTTCTCTCGCGATCATGCGAACGATGAGCTCATCAAAAATCTCGATAGGTGGCGCATCAGCCGGATCGTCGCGGGTGCCTATCGTGGGGGGCTGAGCGACTGCGCTAGGGAGGTCGAATTCAGGCTGTTCAAAGCTGCTCGTCCAAACAAAAAACACCAGCAGCAGAAAGACGACATCAATCATCGGCGTCATTTCGACATCCAACGAGCCCTGAGAGCGTCGTAACGGAACCTTCATTATTGGTTAGCCTCGCGAACCGAGATCGTGACATCATGGATCCCAACGAGTGCGGCTTCGCGTAGGATCGGTTCGATGTACTGGTAGACAACCGAACCGTCGGTTCGCAATCTTAGCGACGCATTGGCGCCGCTGCGGCCAACGTGATCGAGCAGGATCGCCTGCAATTGATCGGCGGCGATGATGTCTCCCGAGATCCGGTAGTTCGATTCAGCATCGACCGTGACGGTCAACGCAACGCGATCGGGGGAGGCGGGTAGAAAGGTGCTTGCGATCGGTAAATCGACCGGCAAATAGTTCTCCTGCCGAGCGAGGTGGCTCGAGACCAAGAAAAAAATGATCAGCAAAAAGACAACGTCGATCATCGGCGTCATGTTCGCACCGACCGGGGAGACGTTGTTAGGATTGGGAACTCGCATAGCCGTCAATGTAGCGAAGTTGTGTTGGAAAAATAATACGGCCTTTCACGTTCCCAATGAGGTGCGATACGCTATGATGATGAAAGACACGCTCACTTTTTTGAAAAACTTCCTTCGTCATCCGACCCAAGTCGGGGCAATCGTGCCGAGTAGCGCCGGTTTGGTTTCCGCGATGGTCGATTGGTTCGATTGGGATTCGGCACGCAATGTCGTCGAGTTCGGACCGGGGACAGGCGTTTTCACCGAAGGAATCATCGATCGATTGCATCCCGATGCAAAGTTTTTTGCGATCGAACGCTCCGCGGAATTGGTCGCAGCGACCCGCCAGCGTTGTCCCACCGCGACCGTTTACGAAGACAGTGTGACGAACGTGGTCGAGCTCTGCCGACGCGAATCAATGCCCCATGTCGATGCAGTGATTTGTGGGCTGCCGTGGGCATCGTTCTCCGAATCATTGCAAGCCGAGATCATGGACTCGATGCTGGAGGTGTTACGACCGGGGGGCCAATTTGCCACCTTTGCGTATTGGCAAGGCTTGGCACTGCCAGCGGGGCAACGGTTTTCACGTCGCTTGAAGCAAACCTTCCCCGAGGTGGGGCGAAGTCACACGGTGTGGCGAAATTTGCCGCCAGCGTTCGTGTATCGATGCAGCCGAACGTGAGTAGAAAAAAGCCCAAGCGATCCACGGACGGGGCGAGCTCGCTGGGCTAACCGACGATGGGCTAACCGACGATGGGCTAACCGACGATGGGCTAGCCGACGATCTGGTGGTAGCTCCATCTACAAATTTGCCATGCCGCATAGATCAACAGCGCGGTGTAGAGCGAAACGATCAGAGCCCAGAAATAACGCTCGACATTCGAAAATGCCTTGTTCATCCACAGCAAAGGAATCCCCAACGCTCCGGTGACCAAGAACAGCGTTGCCAGCACTGCACCACGACTTTGCAATAAACGACGTTGCTGAAAAGGGGGCGTTGCCGCTGGTGACGGGGGCACCGGGACATCGCCGGCCGCCGATGGCGATGCGGAAAGCTTGGCTTCGATTGGCGACTCATCCTGGTCGGCATGCGGGTTCATTGCGAAACTTCGGGCGTGGTGGAGGCAGGTAAATTCTCTACAGGTGCATTCGCAACAGGTGCATTCGCAACAGGTGCATTCGCAACAGGTGCATTCGCAACAGGTGCATTCGCAACGGGGGCATTCGCAACGGGGGCATTGCTGTCACTCAAACGTTGTTGAGCCTTCAGCACCAACGGTCCTACGTTGCTATTGCTCGCATACAACTCAATGATTGAGTACCAGATTTGCCGTGCGGCGACCACATTGCCGCGGCGGTGTTCTCGCTCCGCTTCATCGAGTTTTTCTTGCAGGATGATTGCGGCTTCGTCCTTGATCAAGGAGCGATTTTCAATCTGAGCGATTTGGC contains:
- a CDS encoding GNAT family N-acetyltransferase, encoding MHRVESSNNVNLLFAQADTWNRLASGVPFRETFWLKPWWDRFGDSSDAYVLVARNAAGEIQGLLPLYRKAGSPRTLCNMGDNNACTDFVSILTDPIRDPAESIAIGNAMARFLCKHANSEAEGWDLIEIDGVSADDTVMHHFSNALGNAGSIVHAQSRMHTWFLKTEATWDEMLKSYSGRTRKKVNGYLARLANTPGLRKEVAETQEQLDEFLNAMIELHQRRWNAVGEPGTYGDAKLRDFVIRVANEMFQAKRLYLPVLRMDGRIIGGELCFLNEDRLYVYSNGYDLDAAELEPGRILSTVTIKHAHDQRLRGIEFMRGDEPYKQRNGAEPTQLLQLRVVAPRWWAKACHSAWSAQFEFKQWVRRHTGRDPAKVIDMTLTS
- a CDS encoding ExbD/TolR family protein, which translates into the protein MKVPLRRSQGSLDVEMTPMIDVVFLLLVFFVWTSSFEQPEFDLPSAVAQPPTIGTRDDPADAPPIEIFDELIVRMIAREGGHVIELNGQPVRDTGELESRLKEILKLGVQPPVIVDPEPNIAIAEAILVYDIARVAGADRVLFAANAE
- a CDS encoding class I SAM-dependent methyltransferase; the protein is MFAPTGETLLGLGTRIAVNVAKLCWKNNTAFHVPNEVRYAMMMKDTLTFLKNFLRHPTQVGAIVPSSAGLVSAMVDWFDWDSARNVVEFGPGTGVFTEGIIDRLHPDAKFFAIERSAELVAATRQRCPTATVYEDSVTNVVELCRRESMPHVDAVICGLPWASFSESLQAEIMDSMLEVLRPGGQFATFAYWQGLALPAGQRFSRRLKQTFPEVGRSHTVWRNLPPAFVYRCSRT
- a CDS encoding ExbD/TolR family protein gives rise to the protein MRVPNPNNVSPVGANMTPMIDVVFLLIIFFLVSSHLARQENYLPVDLPIASTFLPASPDRVALTVTVDAESNYRISGDIIAADQLQAILLDHVGRSGANASLRLRTDGSVVYQYIEPILREAALVGIHDVTISVREANQ